A single window of Geitlerinema sp. PCC 9228 DNA harbors:
- a CDS encoding DUF928 domain-containing protein: MLVILAGIWLNLVNSARAEPFPSLPTSNAPTDALRGSQILFNAPPPPKQGTPSGRSQGGASRGPCQDYEDLTALVPTTDGVVWGKTTRQHPSFWFYLPHPLTAETPIEFILQDATDNYVYQTHVTVPNTPAGLIRFEVDPQGQSLQPNQLYTWTLVIYCNPTQPTQSVFVNGILQRSLPNSELQAKLATAEALERAKLYAAHGIWYDALHILAQQYQSQPYSDRVSTAWADLLQQVGLDTSIDKPFTSCCGSY; this comes from the coding sequence ATGCTTGTTATTTTAGCAGGAATCTGGTTGAACTTGGTCAATTCTGCCCGTGCAGAACCATTTCCATCTCTACCAACTTCTAACGCACCGACAGATGCCCTTCGTGGCAGCCAAATTCTCTTCAATGCGCCACCACCCCCCAAACAAGGAACACCCAGCGGTCGCTCTCAAGGAGGTGCCAGCCGAGGTCCTTGCCAGGATTACGAAGACCTCACAGCACTCGTACCTACCACCGATGGTGTTGTGTGGGGCAAAACCACTCGTCAACATCCCTCTTTTTGGTTTTACTTACCCCATCCTTTAACTGCAGAGACGCCAATCGAATTTATATTGCAAGATGCTACCGATAATTATGTTTACCAAACCCATGTAACGGTTCCGAATACCCCTGCCGGACTGATTCGATTTGAAGTTGACCCCCAGGGGCAATCCCTGCAACCCAACCAACTCTATACTTGGACTTTGGTTATCTATTGTAATCCGACGCAACCCACCCAGTCGGTCTTTGTTAATGGTATTTTACAACGCTCTCTCCCTAATTCCGAACTGCAAGCTAAGCTCGCAACTGCCGAGGCACTAGAACGAGCAAAACTGTACGCTGCCCACGGTATTTGGTACGATGCCCTCCATATCCTGGCACAACAGTATCAATCTCAACCGTATAGCGATCGCGTCTCCACAGCGTGGGCAGACTTACTACAACAAGTTGGATTGGATACCTCGATCGATAAGCCATTTACTTCTTGTTGTGGTTCTTACTAA